The following proteins come from a genomic window of Candidatus Obscuribacter sp.:
- a CDS encoding redoxin domain-containing protein, whose amino-acid sequence MTVSRQFKSALIAIATWCAVLPALADGGVTYTPGTNQHLDLQHQIGAKIYTDCGNSADAELHLPASGGVWEPSREIRALIGTPAPEFARDLQWVNCPAMTMAQLRGHPVFVRFWYRNCKMCDVSAPMMCELQDQYAKDGLVVIGIHHSKTVGGDKAEAVAKAALELGYKFPVAMDNSWNTIGKFWIHGTQRAYSSASFLIDKNGTIVWGHDLGRLESGSPAAVSLESAIDKLLAKDGK is encoded by the coding sequence GTTGATAGCGATTGCCACCTGGTGTGCGGTTTTGCCTGCACTGGCAGACGGAGGCGTCACTTACACTCCGGGCACTAATCAGCACCTGGATTTGCAGCATCAGATCGGGGCCAAGATTTACACTGACTGCGGCAATTCTGCCGACGCTGAGTTGCACTTGCCTGCAAGCGGTGGAGTCTGGGAGCCATCCAGAGAAATACGTGCCTTAATTGGCACTCCAGCGCCAGAGTTTGCCCGAGACTTGCAATGGGTCAATTGCCCGGCGATGACTATGGCGCAGTTGCGCGGACATCCTGTGTTTGTCAGATTTTGGTACCGCAATTGCAAGATGTGCGATGTGAGTGCGCCAATGATGTGCGAGTTGCAAGACCAATACGCTAAAGATGGTCTGGTCGTTATCGGCATCCATCACTCAAAGACTGTGGGCGGTGATAAGGCTGAGGCTGTGGCAAAAGCGGCCTTAGAGCTTGGCTATAAATTTCCGGTGGCTATGGATAATTCATGGAACACTATCGGCAAGTTCTGGATTCATGGGACCCAACGGGCATACTCCTCAGCATCGTTTTTGATTGACAAAAATGGCACTATTGTCTGGGGTCATGATTTGGGTCGACTGGAGTCAGGCAGCCCCGCGGCCGTCTCGTTAGAGAGTGCAATCGATAAACTCCTCGCTAAAGACGGTAAGTAA